In a genomic window of Mycolicibacter heraklionensis:
- the kstR gene encoding cholesterol catabolism transcriptional regulator KstR: protein MTSPAEGTAGRGSASQPREVVNVAVLTESDLGSEAQRERRKRILDATLAIASKGGYDAVQMRAVADRADVAVGTLYRYFPSKVHLLVSAMGREIARVDTKTDPATFAATTRHQRLNLVVNKLNRAMQRNPLLTEAMTRAYVFADASAAGEVDHVQKLIDSMFAGAMSDGEPTEEQYHISRVISDVWLSNLLAWLTRRASATDFSTRLDLAVRLLIGDDDSPKV from the coding sequence ATGACGTCACCAGCTGAGGGCACCGCGGGCCGCGGATCGGCCAGCCAACCGCGCGAGGTGGTCAACGTCGCTGTGCTGACTGAATCCGACCTGGGCTCCGAAGCGCAACGCGAACGCCGCAAGCGCATCCTCGACGCGACGCTGGCGATCGCCTCCAAGGGAGGCTACGACGCGGTGCAGATGCGTGCGGTCGCCGACCGTGCGGACGTGGCCGTCGGCACCCTGTACCGCTACTTCCCTTCGAAGGTTCACCTACTGGTCTCGGCGATGGGCCGGGAGATCGCGCGGGTGGACACCAAGACCGATCCGGCGACGTTCGCCGCCACCACTCGCCACCAGCGGCTCAACCTGGTGGTCAACAAACTCAACCGCGCGATGCAGCGCAACCCGCTGCTCACCGAGGCCATGACCCGGGCCTATGTCTTCGCCGACGCCTCGGCGGCCGGCGAAGTCGACCATGTCCAGAAATTGATCGACTCGATGTTCGCCGGGGCCATGAGCGACGGCGAGCCCACCGAGGAGCAGTACCACATCTCCCGGGTGATCTCGGATGTGTGGCTGTCCAACCTGCTCGCCTGGCTGACCCGGCGGGCGTCGGCCACCGATTTCAGCACCCGCCTGGACCTGGCGGTCCGGTTGCTGATCGGCGACGACGACAGTCCCAAGGTCTAG
- a CDS encoding MFS transporter has translation MADPIPRRLAHALDLLNFTLADVRDGLGPYLSVYLLVTHHWDQASIGLVMAIGGIAAVVAQTPVGALVDRTTAKRALLVVGALAVTAAALAMPLFPGFYSVAALQLLTGIAASVFAPALAAITLGVVGPRMFAKRLGRNESFNHAGNAATAAATGGLAYFYGPVVVFWMLAAMAALSVVATLRVPDSAIDHDVARGMDHLAGEPHPQPSGFAVLLRNRQLLVFGATVVMFHFANAAMLPLVGQELALVNTEVGTALMAACIVAAQLVMVPVAYLTGSKADVWGRKPIFLVGFAVLTFRGLLYPVWDNSYWLVGVQLLDGVGAGIFGALFPLVVQDVTHGTGRFNVSLGAITAACGVGAALSNFIAGHIVSAAGYDTAFIALAAVAGAGFVLYLTAMPETARIRGATAAPLA, from the coding sequence GTGGCGGATCCGATTCCGCGCCGGCTGGCGCACGCGCTGGACCTGTTGAACTTCACCCTGGCCGACGTGCGCGACGGGCTGGGCCCCTATCTGTCGGTCTACCTGCTGGTGACCCACCATTGGGACCAGGCGTCGATCGGCCTCGTGATGGCGATCGGCGGGATCGCCGCGGTCGTGGCGCAGACCCCGGTGGGTGCCTTGGTCGACCGAACCACCGCCAAGCGCGCACTGCTCGTTGTCGGTGCGCTGGCGGTCACGGCGGCGGCATTGGCCATGCCGCTGTTCCCCGGCTTCTACAGCGTCGCGGCGTTGCAGTTGCTGACCGGAATCGCGGCTTCGGTGTTCGCTCCGGCGCTGGCCGCGATCACCCTCGGTGTGGTCGGTCCACGTATGTTCGCAAAACGGCTCGGCCGCAACGAATCGTTCAACCACGCCGGCAATGCCGCGACCGCGGCCGCCACCGGGGGCCTGGCCTACTTCTACGGCCCGGTCGTGGTGTTCTGGATGCTGGCCGCCATGGCCGCGCTGAGCGTGGTGGCGACGCTGCGCGTCCCCGACTCCGCGATCGATCACGACGTCGCCCGGGGCATGGATCATCTGGCCGGCGAGCCCCATCCGCAGCCATCGGGATTCGCGGTGCTGCTGCGCAACCGGCAACTGCTGGTGTTCGGCGCGACCGTGGTGATGTTCCACTTCGCCAACGCGGCGATGCTGCCGTTGGTCGGCCAGGAACTGGCTCTGGTCAACACCGAGGTCGGCACCGCTCTGATGGCGGCGTGCATCGTGGCCGCCCAGCTGGTGATGGTGCCGGTGGCCTATCTGACCGGCTCCAAAGCCGATGTCTGGGGTCGCAAACCGATCTTCCTGGTGGGGTTCGCGGTGCTGACCTTCCGGGGGCTGCTCTACCCGGTCTGGGACAACTCCTACTGGCTGGTCGGGGTGCAGTTGCTCGACGGGGTGGGAGCGGGGATCTTCGGTGCACTGTTCCCGCTGGTGGTGCAGGATGTCACGCACGGCACCGGCCGCTTCAACGTCAGCCTGGGGGCCATCACCGCGGCCTGCGGTGTCGGCGCCGCTTTGTCGAACTTCATCGCCGGCCATATCGTCTCGGCCGCCGGCTACGACACGGCGTTCATCGCCCTGGCAGCGGTGGCCGGCGCGGGTTTCGTGCTCTACCTGACCGCGATGCCCGAGACAGCCAGGATCAGGGGCGCCACCGCCGCCCCGTTAGCCTGA